Part of the Desulfovibrio desulfuricans genome, CGGCGGCGGCCTGAATCTGCGCGTCATCGCACACATCGCACTGGAAGGTGAATTCACCGCCAAGCTCTTCGCTCAGGGGGTCAACGCGTTTTTTGATGGCATCGCCTACATAGTTGAATGCCAGGCGGGCACCCTGTTCCTTAAGGGCATTGGCAATGCCGTAAGCGATACTTCTATTATTGGCCAAACCCAGTATAAGAGCTTTCTTTCCTTGCAGCAGCATGGATCCTCCTGAAAAAACAATGCGAGCCGAACGAGTCGGCACTAAAGTGTATCAGAACAGCGGCAGCGCGCCTGGGCGAAAAAGCCGCACAATATACGGCGCTGTCGGACAGTGGACGGCAGGTCGATGGTACAGCCCGGCGCTTTTGTGAAAAAAGTGCCTAGGCTGCCACGCCAAAGGCGCGCCCGGCACTGTTGTACCGGACGCGCTCAATTTGTTACTTTGTAAGGATGTCGTAAGCTTCCTGGTAGCGATTCGCCGTGGCCTTGATGATTTCTTCCGGCAAGGCGGGCGGCGGGGGCTGCTTGTTCCAGGGCTGCTTTTCCAGCCAGTCGCGCAGGTACTGCTTGTCGAAGCTGGGCTGGCCCTGACCGGGCTGATACTGGTCAGCGGGCCAGAAGCGGGAAGAATCGGGCGTGAGCACTTCATCAATGAGGTGCAGCTTGCCGTCAATAAAGCCGAATTCAAACTTGGTGTCGGCCACGATAATGCCGCGCCCGGCGGCATAGGTGCGCCCGGCCTCGTAAATGGCAAGCGTGGTGCGCTCAACCTGGGCGGCGGTTTCCGCGCCAAGCAGTTCCGCAGCCTGGGCCACGCTGATGTTTTCATCGTGCTGGCCGAGTTCGGCCTTGGTGGAGGGCGTAAACAGCGCAGGCTCCAGCTTGTCGGATTCGCGCAGGTTGGCGGGCAGCTTGTAGCCGCACAGGGTGCCGGTGGCCTTGTAATCCTTCCAGCCGGAGCCGGTGATGTAGCCGCGCACAATGCATTCCACAGGCAGGGGCTTGGCCTTGCGCACGATGACGGCGCGGCCTTCAAGCTCGTCCTTCCAGGGGGCCAGAGCGGCGGGGAAGCGGTTCACATCGCTTTCAATCAAGTGATTGGGAATGATATCCTTGAACTTTTCCATCCAGAACAGGGTGATCTGGTTAAGAATCACGCCCTTGTAGGGGATGGGTTCGTTCATGATCACGTCAAAGGCCGACATGCGGTCAGTGGTGACAATGAGCAGTGTTTTTTCGTCCACATCATAGATGTCGCGCACTTTCCCGCGAGAAAGAAGGGGATAGGCGCTGATCTCGGTTTTTACCACGACTTTCATGATGGCTCCTGATTCCTCTGGCTCTTGCTATTTCTTCCCGCGCGCTTCAACGGAGCGGGCGTGGGCTTCCAGGCCTTCCAGCCGGGCAAGGGCGGCTATGGACTGCATGTTCTGCTGTAAAAAGGTTGAAGAAGCGGCTACGATGCTGGTCTTTTTGCAGAAGGTCTGCACCGAAAGAGCCGATGAAAAACGCGCCGTTCCCAGTGTAGGCAGCACATGGTTGGGCCCGGCAAAATAGTCGCCCACAGGTTCGGGGCTGTGCTGGCCCATGAATACGGCCCCGGCATGGCGGATAAAGGGCAATACGGCCCAGGGGTCGCGGGTGCACAGTTCAAGGTGCTCCGGGGCCACCATGTTGGCAACCGCCACAGCTACGGAAAGATTGGGCGTAACCACAATGGCGCTCCAGTCTTCCAGCGCGCGAGCGGCGGTGGTGGCTCTGGGCAGGGCGGCGCACTGCTTTTTCAGCTCCTGCTGGAGGGTATCGGCCAGACGGGCATCGTCAGTGATGCAGATAGCCGAGGCCAGAGCATCGTGCTCCGCCTGCGAAAGCATATCCGCAGCGAGCCATGCGGGGTTGGCGGAAGAATCGGCCAGCACGAGCACTTCGCTCGGCCCGGCGATCATATCAATGCCCACAATGCCCTGCACCATGCGCTTGGCAGTGGTGACAAAAATATTGCCCGGCCCGGCAATAACATCCACAGGCTGAATGGTTTGCGTGCCGTAGGCCATGGCCGCAATGGACCATGCCCCGCCAACGCGGTAAACTTCATCAATATCAAGAAGATGCGCTGCGGCAAGAATATGCGGATTAACCGTGCCGTCCTTGCGGGGCGGCGTAAATACCGCCAGGCGCGGCACGCCGGCCACCTGGGCGGGTATGGCGCTCATGAGCAGGCTGGAAACAAGGGGCGTATTGCCACCCTGACCGCCGGGAACATACAGGCCGCCAGCGTCAACAGATGTAACCTGCTGGCCGAGAATGCTGCCGTCCTGGCGGGTGAGAAACCACGATTTCTCAACCTGAGCTTCATGGAAAGAGCGTATGTTGGCCGCAGCCTCGCCGATGATTTCGCGGCTTTCAATGGTGACTGAGGCTGCCGCCTTGGCGATTTCCTGCTCGCTCACGCGCAGGGGCGGGGCAAAATCAGGGCAGTCAAAATTGCGCGTGTACTCCACAAGGGCATCGTCGCCCCTTTGCCGCACAGCGTTGATAATGTCGGTTACGGCGCTTTCCACCCCGTTGCCGGGATTGTGCCGCCCTTGCAGCCACTGGGCCAGCGCGGGCCATTCCTGTTCATGTTGCAGCGTCAAAATTCGGCATGTCATAGTGCTGTTCCTCTTCTGGTTCGGGCAATATACAGAAGCCGCCGCAGAATGTCGAGGCGCAGATGTCTGTCAACTGGCGCAAGTGCTGGCGCTGTGGAGCCGGAACAAAACTTTTTGCAGTTACGGCAGCGCCTTGACAGGGTGGACAAGCATACTTACTTAACGGAAAGCATCGTGACCCCGCCGGGGTCGATTCAGGAGGAAGCATGCAGCGTCATAAAATGAACCACTCATTCGGACAGCAGGGCAGTCAGCAGGGCGGCCAGGCGGATAACCGGGCAGAATGCCAGCCCGAAAGACCGGAAGATGGTTTTCTTGAAGAAGACGGTATTCTGTTCGGTCAAAATGCGGGCAAAAACCCCGCTGCCGATTCCGTGCAGGAGTCTGATACTGCCCCGGCAGACAAGGCGGCCTCAGGCGAAAGCCTTGAAGAACGTTGCAAGGCGGAGCTGACAGAAATGCGCCTGCGCAATGCCGCAGAAATGGACAACTTCAAGAAGCGCCTCACGCGCGAACATGAAGAGCAGATGCGCTACGCGGCTGAAAAGGTCTTGGGCGACCTGCTGCCCACGCTCGACAACCTTGATCTGGCCCTGCGTTACGGCAGCAAGAGCGAAGCCTGCAAGGACATGTTGCAGGGCGTGGCCATGACCCACAAGCTCCTGCTTGATGCGGTGGAAAAGCATGGCCTCAAGCCCCTCGGCGAGGAAGGCGAGGAATTTGATCCCAACGTGCATGAAGCCGTGGGTTTTGAAGACCGCCCCGATTTTGCCCCCAACTCTGTAGCGCGTGTGCTGCAACGGGGTTTCAAGCTGGGCGACCGTTTGCTCCGCCCCGCCAAGGTGATGGTAAAACAGTAAATTTTTTGTGCGCGGCTTTTCGGCCCGGCGGCTTCGGCTGCCGGGCTTTTCTGTTTTTTGCGCTGGTTATGCCGTGCCCAGAAAATGGGCGGCTTCGGCAATGATCTGTCGCAATTGTGATGTCGTTTCCGGTTCGTCCCCCTCATGAGCACTGCCGTCCGTGTTGTAATCACCACCCACTTGCAGCGCCAGGCCCAGGCGTAGTTCCAGCAGTTCCCCCTCCGCCAGAGGGCAAAAGACAACATCTCTCCGCCCAATGGCGGAAAATGAACGAGGCAGCATCCCCATGCCATCCCCTTGGGCAATGCGGGCCAGCAGCACATCGTGCTCTTCCGGTTCTTCCAGATAAACTGGTGCAAAGCCCACATGGGTGAAAATGCCGCGCATGTGGTCAAAGTACGCGGGATTGTTCTCGCGCCGAAACCAGAAAAGAGGTCTGCCGTTCAGGTCTTGCAGTTTTACTGCGCCGTTGCCTGCATGGGGCAGGCTTGCAACCCATGCCGCGGGCAAAGCTGCCAGCAGCGGTTCTGCATACGGCAGCGGGCTAACATGCACGCCCGCAGCATCAAGCGGCAGAGCCACCAGCGCCGCGTTCATCCTGCCCCGGCGAACTCCCCGCGCAAGTTGGGGGGATGACTGGCGCACATACCGCACCGGGCTGCCGTTGAGAGTATCAAGTCTTTTTATAAAGCCCGCAAAAATGCCCTGTTCAAAGGCTGTTGTCAGGCCAATGGACAAGGGCGCTTCCGATCCATTCCTGCCATGTCCGAGCCTCCGCAAGCGCAGTCCTGCGGCGTCCTGTGCTTCCAGTACCGGGCGGGCAATGCGTAGCACTTCCAGCCCTGCCTCCGTGAGTGTGAGCCCTCGGCTGTGGCGCTCAAACAGCGTGAGGCCCAGCATTTCTTCCAGATGCCGCATATGGCGGCTCAGGGGCGGCTGGGTCATATACAGCCTGTCAGCGGCGCGCCGCAGGCTGCCTTCTTCTGCAACTACAGAAAAATAGCGCAGCAGCCGCCAGTCGGGGATGTCAAAAAGATCGTTAGCCATGCTTTAAAGGTATCACCAAAAAGGCAAGAGGCAAAGCGCGGGCATGGGCATAAAAGTCTGATCAGGGTCACGGCATTGAGCCAGGCCATTACACCGGAGAATGTCATGCAGACTGATCGTTATGCCGCAGGGCTTGCCATGCTGGAACAGGTTGACGGACGCGGCGGGGAAGAAGTGCTGGAAAGCGTGCGGGCCATTTGCCCCGATTTTGCGCAATACCTTGTGGAATTTCCGTTCGGGGATATTTATTCAAGGCCAGGCCTGGATTTGAAAAAGCGGGAGATCGCCGTTGTGGCGGCCCTGACAGCAATGGGCAACGCGGCCCCGCAACTGCGCGTGCATATTGCGGCTGCCCTGCATGTGGGCTGCACTCGCAAGGAAATACTGGAGGTCATTATGCAGATGGCCGTGTACGCGGGTTTTCCCGCCGCGTTGAACGGCCTGTTTGCCGCCAGGGATGTTTTTGACGGGCAGGATGGGCAGAAAGTGTAGGGCAGACAGGCGCGGCGGTTGCTGTTGGCAGCCGCTGCGTCAGAAAATGGGGAAATGCCGGGCAGAAGCAGAAGCCCGCCATGACGCGGCAAAGTTCAGGAGCAGCTACATGTCTGAATATTTTGCGGCGATGCTGCGGAATTGCTCCTGCATGGCTAAAAAGGCGTCCACCACTTCTGGGTCAAACTGGGTTCCGCGTCCTTCCACAATAATACGCATGGCTGTTTCGTGCGGCATGGCGGGTTTGTAGACGCGCTTGCTGCGCAGGGCGTCATACACGTCGGCCACGCTCATAAGGCGGGCGGAGAGCGGAATGTCCTTGCCAGCAATGCCGCGTGGGTAGCCCTTGCCGTCCCAACGCTCGTGGTGGCAGTAGGCAATGTCGCTGGCGATGCGCAGAAAGGAATTTTCCCCCAGAAACTTGTCAGCCGAGGCCAGCACAGCACGCCCCAGCGTGGTGTGTTCCTTCATGGCTTCGTATTCCTCATCGGTAAGGGGGCCGGGCTTGTGCAGCACGGTATCTGCAATGGCGACCTTGCCCACATCATGCAGCGGCGCAGAAAGGTAGAGCCACGAAATGGCATCGGCGTCCAGTTCGTCCCTGTACTCGGGCAGTTGCGAAATATAGACGGCCAGCGCCTTCACGTAGTTCTGCGTGCGTTTGATGTGCGCGCCGGTTTCCGTATCGCGCCATTCCGCAAGGCTTGCCATGGCGTGAATTGTGGCTTCCTGCGTAAGGGCAAGCTGGCGTGTGCGGGCGAGCACCAGATCATTCAGGTGGTCGCGATAGAGTTTGTATTTGAGCTGGTTGGCTACGCGGTTGCGCACCAGCGAGGAGCGGAAAGGCTTGGTTATGTAATCCTGCGCGCCCAGCGAAAGGCCCTTGGCCTCGTCAGTTTCTTCATTCTGCGCCGTAATGAACATAACCGGGATGTCGCGGGTCTGCGCATCGCTACGCAGACGTTTGCAGACTTCGTAACCGTCCATACCGGGCATGATGACGTCAAGCAGGATCAGGTCTGGCGGGGGTTGCCGCAGGGCCAGACGCAGGGCGTCCGTGCCGTTTTTGGCAAACATGATTGTGTATTTGTCGCGCAGGCATTCACTGAGAATGCGCAGATTTTCAGGCGCGTCATCCACAAGCAGGATGATGTTGCGCCTGTCTACCTGGGATGGATCGGCGGATTCTTCTGCCCAGCTCATGACTTGCCCCGTGTGAGTACGGGCAGGCGGGCGGCTAGATGTTCGCCCATGCGGCGCACCATGCGGCTTTCTGCCGCTGTGAGCACATCATAGGTTTTGCCCGCCACCGGTTCAGCATCGGCATAAATGCCTCGGGCGATTACGTCGTCGTGGCGGTTTTTGAGTGTCCAGCGCGCTTCAAGCACGGCCTTGGAGTCGAAATTGCCGTCCAGCCTCTGCAAATCCACAAGCAGCACATAGTCGGCGCGGGTGTCGTCGCCCGGCGCAAGCACGTTCAGCCCCACAGCCAGCAAGGGCGGGGTCAGCACTTCCTGCACAACGCGGCGCACGCCATGCCCCACGGGCTCCGCCCAGGCGTGGAATTGCGAAACCACAAGCTCTGTTTCGCCGTTCACACGGCTGACAATGCTGTTGCGGTCAAGGTAATCCGGCACGGTGACCTGCGCCACGCGCAGGTTTTTGCTGGGCAGCGTGTCGGCCTTGACCGGCTCAAGGGCGCTTTCAAGCAGATAATAGCGCGTGGGGGTGCTGCGCGCGCAGCCGCTCAAAAGTGTGAGCAGCACCAGTGAAAGAAAAAGGATTTTGCGTTGCATCAGCGTGTTCCTTGCTTGCCCCGCAGCAGAGCTTCGGGATTACGTTCAAGCATCTCGGCCAGGGCGCGCATGGAGCGCATGGTATCTGTGCTCTCTTTGAGAAGGCGGCGCAGGTCGTTCATGGTGGGCGAATCGCGCCCCAGAATACCCTGAGCCGAAGCTGTGACCACACGTAATTGATCTGCCGCAACAGCCATGCTCTGCATGGCTTCGCGGAAGGAAACCAGCGTGGCTGGCAGTTCTTTTTCAACAGAGACGCTGGCCGTGCTCAGGCTTTTGAGAACCTGTTCCGTATTGGTGCGTATGGCACCCTCGTGCAGAATGCCGTGGGCTTCCTGAAAGGTGTTGGTGAACGCCGTAAGCGCCTTGCCCAGCTTGTCGTCGCTGAGGCCGAGGGCAAGGTTTTGCAGCACGGCGCTGAAGGAATTTACCATCTGCTCCAGCGGCATCTGCGAGAGTGTGCTTTGCAGCGTATCAATGGGCGAGGGAATGGTGGGGATTTCCATATCCGGCGTAGCGGAGCGGAAGTTGGCCGCCGTGGAAGGATAAAAATCAAGCTCCACGCGGTATTGCCCGGTGATGAGGCTTTGCAGTTGCAGCCGTCCTCGCAGGCCGCGCTGCACCATGCGGCGTATGATTTCCTGCTGGAATGACTCGGAGGGCGCGGCGGCGCCGCTGGCGCGCACGAAGCTGCGTTCATCAATGCGGATATAGACGGGGATGGTCACGTTGGAATCACGCGCGTTGGCAACCAGGTTGATGCGCGTGACGCTGCCCATGGGCACGCCCCTGAACACAACCGGCGCGCCCGTGGAAAGCCCGCTGACCGAGCCATCAAAGTACATCACATATTCAAGATCATTGCTGAAAAGGCGGCCACCGCCGAGCAGCATGATGCCCAGCACCAGCAGGGCCAGGCCCCCCAGCACAAAAGCGCCGACAGTTGTTTTGTATGACTGCGAGTTCATCGGGATTGTTCCTTGTGCGAAGTTGCAGCGTGCGAAGTTGCCGCCGTAGCGCTTTCGCCTGCGTCTTCATTCCGGTCGCGCATGCCGCCTCTGGTCAGAAAGAGCTTTGCGCTTTGGTCTGTATTGGGGTCTTTCACCAACTCGCTGGGATTGCCGCTGGCAGTGACCGTTCTGCTTTGCGCATCCAGAAAGATGCTGTTTCTGGCTATGGTGAAAATACTCGGCAACTCGTGAGAAACAATAACAAACGTGGTACCAAGACTGTCGCGCAGCTCCAGTATCAGGTCGTCCAGCAGCCGGGAGCTGACAGGGTCAAGCCCTGCGGAAGGCTCGTCCAGAAAGAGAATCTGCGGATCAAGCGCCAGCGCTCGCGCAAGCCCCGCGCGTTTGCGCATGCCGCCGCTGATCTCCGAGGGGTAATAATCCTCAAATCCGGCCAGACCCGCAAGGGCCAGTTTGAGCGAGGCCTGCTCCCTGATTTCATCATCGGTGAGGTCTGTGTACTGCTGCAGGGGCAGCCCCACATTTTCCGCAAGCGTCATGGAACTCCACAGCGCGCCCCCCTGAAAGAGCACGCCCGTATTGCGCATGATGCGGCTGCGGCTTTCTTCCGTGCCCGCCCAGAAATTTTCGCCATTATAGCAAATCTGCCCTTGCTGCGGCTCCTTAAGGCCCATGAGCACGCGCAGCAGGGTGCTTTTGCCGCAGCCGGAGCCGCCCATGACCATGAAAATATCGCCCACTCGCACGTCAAACGACACGTTGCGCATGAGCACAAAGGAGCCGAAGGCCACTGTAAGGTCGCGCACACTGATGCGCACGTCTTCGTCCGGCACGGCAGGGGCCAGGCTGGACGGAGCAGCGCTGGTCGCGTCCGTGTTTGGCAGGATGATGGGGGGCTGGGCGGCGTCAGGCATGCTACACATCCAGCACGTTGCAGATAACGGTGATAATGGCGGTCGCCACAATAATGCCCACAATGGCCTGCACCACCGCTGTGGTGGTGGCCTGGCCCACAGCCTGGGCGCTACGCCCGCAGCGTATGCCCTGATAGCACCCGGCCACAGCCACAATGGCCCCAAAAACCGTGCCGTACACAAGGCCGATAATCAGATGCTTGAAGGGCACCATCTGGATGGTGGCGTTGATGTATTCCATGGGGTTCAGCCGCAGCATGGTGGTACCCACCAGAAAACCGCCGATAATGCCCATGAGGTCGGCATACAGGGTCAGCAGGGGGATCATGGCCATGAGGGCCAGTACACGCGGCAGCACAAGAAAATCGTGGGGAGAAATACCAAGGGTTGAGAGGGCGTCCACCTCTTCGTTGACCTGCATGGTGCCGATAAGGGCGGCGTAGGCGGCGCCCACCCGGCCCGCCATGACCACGCCCACCATAATGGCCCCCATGACCCGCAACATGCCAATGCCCACAAGGCCCGCAACGTAAATCTGCGCGCCAAACTGGGTGAGCTGCACCGCGCCCACAAAGGCCAGAATCAGGCCAAACAGCAGGCTGGTGAGCGAAATGATGGGCAGGGCGGCCACGCCGCATTCGTGCATGGCGGCAAACAGATCCATGGGGCGCATCTTGGCCCTGCCGAGAAACAGCCGCCAGATGGAAAGCACAATCTCGCCAAGAAAATTCAGAAAGTCCGCGATCTTGGGCGGAAGAGCCAGCACGCTTTCGCCCACGCGGGTCACAAAGCCCGCATCGGTTTTGCTGCGTTCGGAACCTGCCTTGGCAGGAACCGCAAAGGCCAGTTTGATGAGGCGCTCGAGGCCTTCGGGCAGTTCCGTATGCACCGGCAGCTCACGGGCGCGTGCCGCCTTGACCATTTGCACCAGAAAAACCAGGAGGGTGCTGTCCCACTGGCCTAGGTCGGCGCTTTCAAGGCGTACTTCGCGGATGCGCTGGTCGGCTACCTGGCTCAGGGCGGCCATGGCCTCCAGCGGCCAGGGTTCGTCCAGATTCCAGCGCCCGCCAACGCTTACGCGCAGCAGCGGCCCTTGAACAGATACGGTCACTTGCGGACTTGTTTCCATCACTATACTATACGCGTAGCATAACATCTTCGCAAGCGTCCTGGCCTGCGAACCGTTTTGAAACCTTTTTGAAACCCCAAACCACCGGGCTGTCATGTCGCTGAAACAACGCCTCAATCTTTCTGCCGAACCTGTCTTTCTTATGGACGGCTCTGCCTTTATATATCGCGGTTTTTTTGCCAACAAGAACATGCAGCGCTCCGACGGCTTTCCCACCAACGCGCTGGTGGTGGTAACGCGCGTGCTGCTGCGCATTCTGCGCGATGAACGGCCCGCCCATTTTCTCTTCGTCAAGGATGGCAAGGGCAAGAACTTCCGTCACGACCTCTATCCACTGTACAAGGCCAACCGTGACGCCACGCCAGAAGATCTGGTGCGGCAGATGGACCCCATTGTACGCATGGTCAAGGCTCTTGGCATTCCTGTTGAGATTTCTGACGGCTGCGAGGCTGACGATTGCATAGCCTCGCTGGCGGCGCGTTTTTCCGTCCAGCGGCCCGTGGTTATCGTGAGCGGAGATAAAGACCTCAAGCAGTGCCTCGGCCCCAACGTGTACATGTGGGACCCTGCATCCAAGGAAGAAAAACTGCTCTCTGCCGCAGAATTTACGGCGGAAAGCGGCCTCAGGCCCGACCAGTGGGCCGATGTGCAGGCCCTTGTGGGCGACACGAGCGATAATATCCCCGGCGTGCCGGGCATCGGCCCCAAGACGGCGCAGAAAATTTTTGAAATATGCCCAACGCTTGAAGACATTCGCGACCATTTTGCCCTGCTTGGCCCCAAGATTCAGGACAAGCTGCGCGACCACCTTGAAAACATGTTTTTGTGGCGGCAGCTCACCTCTCTTTCACTGGATGTGTGCACGGAGCTGACCCTTGACGACATGACCGTCAATCCTCTGGATGAAGCCCAGTGCGCCAGCATGGCGGAGGAATTTGAACTGCACGCCCTGCGCCGCGACATGGCAACGCTGGCCCGTTTGCAGCGCAGCGCCCCAGCAGGTTCGGCAGCGGCTCCGGCCGAGTCTGACTCTGCAACTGGCGGGTCTGTATCGAATGCTGGCTCAAATATTGGTGCCGATGCCGCCGCGCTCCGTTCTGCTGCCCAGGGTTCGCTGATGGCTCCCGCCGAAAAATCCCCTTCAAAACCTCGCCCCGCAGCCGGGGCAGGCCCGCAGATGAGCTTGCTGGATGTGGCCGACGAACCCGAAGCTCCGCTCCTGAGCGAAGCAGGGCAGTTGCCCCCCTGCGCAGGGCTTGAGGCCGCAATAATCTGGCCCGGCGGGCCGGGCAAACCGCCCCACGTGGCCGTGGCTGGCGGCGATGATTTTCGCTGGGGCGGTAATGTGGAAGACCTTTGCACATGGCTCGCCGGGGCGCAAAGGCTGGTGACGGCTGACCTCAAGGCCCAGCTGATAGCCGCCGCCTGCTGGCGCAAGCTGCCTGCGGAGGCCAATCCGCCGTTCTTTTTTGATCTTGGTCTTGCCGCCTACCTCATTAACCCAGAGGAAAGCGATTACGGCTGGCCCCGTCTGGCTGTGCGCTGGGGCATCCCCCTGCGCGAAGGGCAGGGCGGCAACGGCCCCGCCAGCATGGCCCTGCGCATGGCCGCCGCCA contains:
- the polA gene encoding DNA polymerase I gives rise to the protein MSLKQRLNLSAEPVFLMDGSAFIYRGFFANKNMQRSDGFPTNALVVVTRVLLRILRDERPAHFLFVKDGKGKNFRHDLYPLYKANRDATPEDLVRQMDPIVRMVKALGIPVEISDGCEADDCIASLAARFSVQRPVVIVSGDKDLKQCLGPNVYMWDPASKEEKLLSAAEFTAESGLRPDQWADVQALVGDTSDNIPGVPGIGPKTAQKIFEICPTLEDIRDHFALLGPKIQDKLRDHLENMFLWRQLTSLSLDVCTELTLDDMTVNPLDEAQCASMAEEFELHALRRDMATLARLQRSAPAGSAAAPAESDSATGGSVSNAGSNIGADAAALRSAAQGSLMAPAEKSPSKPRPAAGAGPQMSLLDVADEPEAPLLSEAGQLPPCAGLEAAIIWPGGPGKPPHVAVAGGDDFRWGGNVEDLCTWLAGAQRLVTADLKAQLIAAACWRKLPAEANPPFFFDLGLAAYLINPEESDYGWPRLAVRWGIPLREGQGGNGPASMALRMAAAMEQRLEADGLLDLYRTLELPLTPVLAQMEARGVAIDAAAFQSFLSDVQGEIDRLTQEVFAAAGTTFNIRSAQQLGEVLFNTLKLPSPRKTRGGQASTNQETLEKLAGQHPVVESILQFRKLEKMRSTYLDPLPRLVDPRGRIHTTFNQKATATGRLSSSNPNLQNIPVRGPLGKRMRSCFIAGPDHALVSADYSQVELRVLAHMSQDTALLEAFRNGEDIHARTAALVYDLPSSEVSPDQRRNAKTINFGLIYGMGAQKLAQELKITTNEAKEFIARYFERLTGLKQFYEEVEAVAKRQGYVTTLGGRRRLLPDIHSANGQNYALARRQAINTVIQGSAADIIKLAMLAVAHDAELKRLDARLLLQVHDELLLEVPTEAAAAAGERVAALMGGVMPGGVALSVPLVVDWGQGRDWGSAH